The Amycolatopsis coloradensis sequence GCCGCCGAAGCCGACGCCAAGTCGACACGGGCCGAAGCGGACAGGTACGCCCACGAGACGCAGCGCGCGAGTGACAAGGCGGCCAAGGACGCGCAGGCGGAGCGGGAGAAACTGCTCGCGGACGCCAAGGCCGAGATCGAGCGGCTGAACTCCGAGGCGGCACAGAAGCGCAAGGAGCTGGACCTGGAGAGCGTCCGGGCCCGCGCCGCGGCGGACAAGAAGGCCGAGGAGGTATCGGCCGCTCGCCGCGCGGAGGCGGAGAGGGCGTCCGCGGACAAGATCGCGGAAGCCGACCGGGTATCCGCGGCCAAGCGTGCCGAAGCCGAACGGATCTCGGCGGAGAAGATCGCCAAGGCGGAGAAGTCTTCGGCGGAGGACATCGCCGCGAAGCAGGAGCAGGTCGCGGAGGCCCTCGCCGACGCGAAGACCCAGCAGACCGAAGCTCAGCAGGCTCGGAAGCTCTCGCTGGAACTCCGGTCGAAGGTCGCTGAGCGGCTTTCCGCCACGGACGCCGCCGTCCAGGAGGCCATCCGGCTGCTGGCTCCCGCCCCGGACGCCGCCGAGGCGCCCAAACCGAAAGCGGCCGAGCCGGCTACGCCGAAGCCGGCTCCTACCAAGACCAACGGCCCACGCCCTTCCTGATTTCTCACCGCTGGGCGACGGCGAACAGCTCGTCGTCGATCCAGCCCCTGGTGTGCAGCTCGGTGCAGAACCGCCGGTAGGACTCGGCGAGCGCGGCGCTTTCGCGCTCGTCGGGTTCGACCAGCGTTCCCTTGCCGAGCCCTGCGGACGCCTCCGTGAGCCCACCCGGCAGGACACCCGCCGCGGCGAGCAGTGCCGCGCCGTATCCCGTTTCGGCCCGTGGGGACACCCGCAGGCCGAGCCCGGTGACGGTCGCCCGGATCCGCGTCCACAAAGGACTCTTGCTGCCGCCGCCCGCCGCCAGCAGCGGAGCGGTGATCGTGACGCCGAGGCGGCGGAGGTGATCCAACGCCAGCCGCTCGAGGAAGGCGACTCCCTCCAGCCTGGCCCGGTGCAGCTCGACCTCGTCGGCTTCGCCGGACACGAAGCCCTCGGCGTCCGCGCTGGCGAACGGAAAGCGTTCGCCCTTGCGCCGCAACGGGTACGCGACGATCTCGGCCGGGCCCAGCGCGGCCGCCGCGGCGTCGAGTTCGGGAAGACACTCCTGTCCGGCGACGGCCTCGCCGCCGGTGTTCGACGCGCCGCCCGGGAGCCACCAGCCATCCGGATGACGGTGGCTGTACATCGCCCCCGTCGGATCCGGGACCAGTTCTTCGGTGACTCCCTTGAGTACATAGGTCGTGCCGAGGATCCCGACGAAGCTCCCGGGGGTGACCGCCCCGGCCGCGAGCTGGCCCGCGCAGCCGTCGGTCATCCCGGCCACGACGGGGCAGCCCGCCGGGAGCCCGGCGACCGGACGGGCCACCTCGCCCAGCACGGTGGCCGGCGCGACCACCGAGGGAAGCAGGCTCGCCGGTACCCCCAAGGCATCGAACACCTCGCCCGGCCACTCGAGGGCGAGCGGGTCGTAGCCGCTCTTCAGCGCATGCGACCAGTCGGCCGGCACCGGCCCACCGGTGAGTTCCGCGGCGATCAGGTCGGGTGTGTGCCGGATCCCCGCGACGCCGGGGACGTGCTCGGCCAGCCAGGCGACGCGGCCGAGCGCGGCCGTGGCGGACACGCCGAAACCGAGCCGCCGCCAGCGATCCGCGCCGAGTTCGGTGGCCTTGAGGTTGAGCTCCGCGCCACGCCTGTCGTCGTACATCAGCGCGGGCGTGACCGGCTCGCCCGAGGCATCGACCCCGACGATCGTCCCCGACGTCGCGGCGACGGCCACCGCGGCGACCTCGCCGCCCCTGCCCGGCAGCTCGCCGGTGACCTTCGCCAGCACCGTCTTCACCGCGGGCAACCAGGACCGGGCGTCCTGCTCGCTGCGCCCGCGGTCATCGCGAACCGGAGCGGGCAGCGGCGCGGCGGCCGAAGCGAGGACGGTGCCGCCGCGTACCGCGAGGGCGCGGACCCCCGCGGTGGCGACGTCGATGCCGATCGTGACGGGTTGGTTCACGTGGTGACGACCTTCTCTCCGGCTTCCTGCAGACTCTTGTCCTCTTCGATCGCCTTCGCCGTCTCATCGGGCAATTTCAGGTAGCGCACCATGACCGCCGCGACCAGATACAGCGCGGCGAAGACGATCACCACTCCGGCCGCTCCCAGCGGGCCGAGGAACACGCTGACGATCGCCGGCCCGGCGAACGCCGCCGCGCCCGCGCCCAGGTTCAGCAGTGCCATCGCACCGCCCTTGTTCTCCGGGGCGAGGGAGGGGAGCAGCGCCGAGATCGGCACGAACCCGGCGAGCGTGGCGCCGTACAGCGCGCCGACGAGCAGCGCGAGCCAGTAGTACTCGGCGCCCATGGCGATCGGGACGAAGTACAGCAACAGGATCGAGATCGCGCAGCCGATCGCGCCGAACCAGAAGATCGTGGTGCGCCAGCCGATCCGGTCGCTCAGCACACCGAAGATCAGGTTGAAGAAGATGTTCGTGCCGTAGATGACCGAGACCAGGAGGAGCCAGCGGCTCTCCCCGAAGCCGATTTCCTCGATGAAGATCGTCGGGAAGAACACCAGCATCCCGAACTCGGGCGCCGTGTTGATGACGCGGACGAGCATCCCGACGCCGACGCGCGGCTTCTTCCACGCGATCGACACGCTGGACACCAGGCTCTGCACCGGTTTCACGTCCGGCGGCGCGAGCCGCGTGTACCCGGTCCGCTGCCGGACCCCGAAGATCGCCAGCACTCCGCCGGCCGCCAGCAGGGCCACCGACACCCAGAGCGTGCCGTACTGGCCCAGCACCGGGTTCGTGAAGCTCGCGACCAGCGCGCCCAGCGTCGGCAACCCGCCGGTGAACGCGAAGTAGAACCAGCCCACGGCCGCGCCGAGCCTGGCGACCGGCGCCACCGCGGTGATCCAGACCAGGAAACCGAACGCGAACATCGGATAGCCGAAACCGCGGAGACCGTAGAACACCAGCATCAACGGGTAGTTCTCGCCCGACACCGCGACCGCGAGGAACAGCACGTCGAACACCAGCCAGATGGCCAGGCCGACCATCATCACGCGCCGCGGCCCCCACAGGTCCGACAGCGCGCCCGACAACCACGACGCCAGCATCACGGCGACGCCGTACACGGTGATGACGTACGAGGCCTTGATCTCGGTGCCCGCGCCGTTGTCCGCCATGAACGGCGCGATGAAGCCCGACTCGACTCCGTCGCCGATCATGAACAGCAGCAGCCCGGCGTAGCCGAGGAACAGCGGGGCGGGCAGGCCCCAACGGTTCAGTACACGGGCGAACCCGCTCCCGGATCGCGATAACGGCGGTGTTACCTGGTTCATGCACGCCTCCATGACGTCGTGTTCAGCGTATCATGGATCGTGTTAACTTAACTTTCAAGATGTTACATCAGTGGGTTTTCGTGTTAGCCTCGCGCGCCTGGACGGGCCTCGGCCGCGCGTGTGTCGTCCCGTCAATCACGCGAAACGGCCTGCTCGACAGGGTGATCGTTAGGCCGTTGCAGG is a genomic window containing:
- a CDS encoding FGGY-family carbohydrate kinase; this translates as MNQPVTIGIDVATAGVRALAVRGGTVLASAAAPLPAPVRDDRGRSEQDARSWLPAVKTVLAKVTGELPGRGGEVAAVAVAATSGTIVGVDASGEPVTPALMYDDRRGAELNLKATELGADRWRRLGFGVSATAALGRVAWLAEHVPGVAGIRHTPDLIAAELTGGPVPADWSHALKSGYDPLALEWPGEVFDALGVPASLLPSVVAPATVLGEVARPVAGLPAGCPVVAGMTDGCAGQLAAGAVTPGSFVGILGTTYVLKGVTEELVPDPTGAMYSHRHPDGWWLPGGASNTGGEAVAGQECLPELDAAAAALGPAEIVAYPLRRKGERFPFASADAEGFVSGEADEVELHRARLEGVAFLERLALDHLRRLGVTITAPLLAAGGGSKSPLWTRIRATVTGLGLRVSPRAETGYGAALLAAAGVLPGGLTEASAGLGKGTLVEPDERESAALAESYRRFCTELHTRGWIDDELFAVAQR
- a CDS encoding MFS transporter, translated to MNQVTPPLSRSGSGFARVLNRWGLPAPLFLGYAGLLLFMIGDGVESGFIAPFMADNGAGTEIKASYVITVYGVAVMLASWLSGALSDLWGPRRVMMVGLAIWLVFDVLFLAVAVSGENYPLMLVFYGLRGFGYPMFAFGFLVWITAVAPVARLGAAVGWFYFAFTGGLPTLGALVASFTNPVLGQYGTLWVSVALLAAGGVLAIFGVRQRTGYTRLAPPDVKPVQSLVSSVSIAWKKPRVGVGMLVRVINTAPEFGMLVFFPTIFIEEIGFGESRWLLLVSVIYGTNIFFNLIFGVLSDRIGWRTTIFWFGAIGCAISILLLYFVPIAMGAEYYWLALLVGALYGATLAGFVPISALLPSLAPENKGGAMALLNLGAGAAAFAGPAIVSVFLGPLGAAGVVIVFAALYLVAAVMVRYLKLPDETAKAIEEDKSLQEAGEKVVTT